Proteins encoded by one window of Ulvibacter sp. MAR_2010_11:
- a CDS encoding OmpA family protein — MKHLNTFLVATLLLLGVGVANAQDENNPWAIEVGVNAVDTFPVGLRDGQTESDALNGDLFEEFYNVNDHWNIVPSVSKVSIGRYIGSGFSFAAVGTINKIEKMGDVSVDDLSYIAADGEIKYSFRDLINGPGGWFDPSIGVGGGYTWVDDIGFGTANGLASVRIWIGENLGVNFQTAYKHAFEDAYGVKHFQHSAGVVFKFGGKDTDGDGIFDKDDECPETPGLPEFNGCPDTDGDGIEDRNDACPNTPGLAEFNGCPDTDGDGIPDPQDACPTVFGLAALNGCPDADGDGITDAEDACPNEAGPKANNGCPYQDRDGDGVLDKDDQCPDVPGTVANKGCPEVTVEIIQQLNEYSKTILFDYDKATIRQESYSALQSIANIMKEYPNTTFHIEGHTDSRGSDAYNMKLSKERAASVMNYLTTIGMTSNRLTSEGYGEARPVATNNTAAGRQQNRRVEISLQK, encoded by the coding sequence ATGAAACATCTTAACACTTTTTTAGTTGCTACACTTTTACTTTTAGGAGTTGGAGTAGCTAACGCACAAGACGAAAACAATCCTTGGGCAATCGAGGTTGGTGTAAACGCTGTTGACACCTTCCCTGTAGGTCTAAGAGATGGCCAAACAGAGTCTGACGCTCTTAATGGAGACCTTTTTGAAGAATTTTATAATGTAAATGACCACTGGAATATTGTTCCATCTGTGTCCAAAGTATCTATTGGTAGATACATAGGAAGTGGTTTCTCGTTTGCTGCTGTTGGAACTATCAACAAGATTGAAAAAATGGGTGATGTATCAGTTGATGATTTATCATACATTGCTGCCGATGGAGAAATTAAGTACAGCTTTAGAGACCTTATTAATGGTCCAGGAGGTTGGTTTGACCCATCTATTGGTGTAGGTGGTGGTTACACTTGGGTTGATGATATTGGGTTTGGTACCGCTAACGGTCTTGCTTCAGTTCGTATTTGGATTGGTGAGAATTTAGGTGTAAACTTCCAAACTGCTTATAAGCATGCTTTTGAAGATGCTTACGGTGTAAAACACTTCCAGCATTCTGCAGGAGTTGTGTTTAAATTCGGTGGAAAAGATACCGACGGTGATGGAATCTTCGACAAAGATGACGAATGTCCTGAAACTCCTGGTTTACCAGAATTCAACGGATGTCCTGACACAGACGGTGATGGAATCGAAGACAGAAACGATGCTTGTCCTAATACTCCTGGTTTAGCTGAATTCAACGGATGTCCTGATACAGACGGTGATGGTATTCCAGATCCACAAGATGCTTGTCCTACTGTTTTTGGTCTAGCTGCACTTAACGGATGTCCTGATGCTGACGGTGATGGAATCACTGATGCTGAAGATGCTTGTCCAAACGAAGCTGGTCCTAAGGCTAACAATGGTTGTCCTTACCAAGACAGAGACGGTGACGGTGTATTAGACAAAGATGATCAGTGTCCAGATGTACCTGGTACTGTTGCAAACAAAGGTTGTCCAGAAGTAACTGTTGAGATTATCCAACAATTGAACGAGTACTCTAAAACTATCTTGTTCGACTACGACAAAGCAACTATTCGTCAAGAGTCTTACTCTGCATTGCAAAGTATCGCTAACATCATGAAGGAATATCCTAACACTACTTTCCATATTGAAGGTCATACAGACAGTAGAGGTAGTGATGCTTACAACATGAAGCTTTCTAAAGAAAGAGCTGCTTCTGTAATGAATTACCTAACCACTATTGGAATGACTTCTAACAGATTGACTTCTGAAGGTTACGGTGAAGCTCGTCCGGTTGCAACTAATAATACTGCAGCAGGAAGACAACAAAACAGACGTGTTGAAATTTCTCTACAGAAATAA
- a CDS encoding PD-(D/E)XK nuclease family protein, whose protein sequence is MQTFLEETLHTLKNKHGNLAELILVLPSKRAGGFLKNYLRNSAVKTEFAPTIISIEEFIETLSDLRIISSTELLFKSYDAYLKTEGISEKESFETYTSWATTLLNDFNEIDRYLVEPKAFFSYLGSIKTLEKWNVQDEKTPLIEGYLHFWSQLPLFYETLKELLLHEDSGYQGLVYRKASEDIEHYIHQHGAKRHVFIGFNALNNAEQHIIQELLETGNTEVFWDTDTRFYKDIKHSASLFLRQYQKEWKSFEHTSFQQNANNFKTEKKFTFVEVQKNMGQVKYLANLLSGYTPEQLNKTAVVLADEALLLPVINSLPKTVSQANITMGIPLKSFPTAVFFETLLHFHLKEVEAIYYKDVLTLLNHPVASHLLEYPQEIIAKITQQNTAYTSLEQLQSWGGVKNEAIIALLFSTWNNESAKALQSCIQLILTAKNQFQEQALDRVVLYKLFTVFEEIEALNANFPHSKTIKTVHSLFVELIATTSLDFEGDAYEGLQIMGVLETRVLDFENIIMLSVNEGILPSGKSNASFITYDLKQQFGLPSYTEKDAIYTYHFYRLLHRTSQATFMYNSHADGLNSGEKSRFLLQLEVEKQTNHIIEKVVVNPPVYLEPKTPRSIAKTPAVMERLQEIAQKGFSPSALTSYIRNPIDFYYQKILKINEFQEVEETVAYNTLGTIVHDSLQELYEPWERSFLNVEMLQKAKSQIDTVVTKQFKRTFKEGNFSRGKNLIIFEVAKRYISNFINLEISEISAGNTIKIIQIETDLKVEIPIEGLSFPVAIGGKVDRVDEYNGVLRIVDYKTGMVQQGELEIVDWNLIAEEYKYSKAFQVLAYALMMNGSVPIVSAEAGIISFKNLNNGFLKFGTKEKPGSRTKDQLVTQATLDSFTEELKKLLLEICNPTIPFTEKEIE, encoded by the coding sequence ATGCAAACATTCCTCGAAGAGACTTTACATACCCTTAAAAATAAACACGGGAATCTTGCCGAACTAATCCTTGTACTTCCCAGTAAAAGAGCCGGTGGTTTCTTAAAAAATTACCTTCGGAATTCTGCAGTCAAAACTGAATTTGCTCCCACAATTATTAGTATTGAAGAGTTTATCGAAACACTCTCCGATCTGCGAATTATCAGTAGTACCGAGCTTCTCTTTAAAAGTTATGACGCCTACCTCAAGACTGAAGGCATTTCAGAAAAGGAAAGCTTCGAAACATATACTTCCTGGGCAACAACCCTCCTAAATGACTTTAACGAAATTGACAGATATCTGGTAGAGCCTAAGGCATTCTTCAGTTATTTGGGCAGTATAAAAACCCTGGAGAAATGGAACGTACAGGACGAAAAAACACCTCTCATTGAAGGTTACCTGCATTTCTGGAGTCAATTGCCTCTTTTTTATGAAACATTAAAAGAACTTTTGCTTCACGAAGATTCCGGGTATCAAGGATTGGTCTATCGAAAAGCTTCCGAGGATATTGAACATTACATACATCAACACGGCGCTAAAAGGCATGTTTTCATTGGTTTTAACGCGCTAAATAATGCCGAACAGCATATTATTCAGGAATTGCTGGAAACCGGTAATACCGAAGTGTTTTGGGACACAGACACCCGCTTCTACAAAGACATTAAACACAGTGCCTCCTTATTTCTAAGACAGTATCAAAAGGAGTGGAAATCCTTCGAACATACCTCCTTTCAGCAAAACGCAAACAATTTTAAAACCGAAAAGAAATTTACCTTTGTAGAGGTTCAAAAAAATATGGGGCAGGTCAAATATTTGGCCAACCTACTATCAGGATATACTCCGGAACAATTAAACAAAACCGCTGTTGTACTAGCTGATGAGGCCTTATTACTGCCTGTAATTAATTCTTTGCCCAAAACTGTTTCCCAGGCCAATATTACTATGGGAATACCTTTAAAATCCTTCCCAACCGCTGTTTTTTTTGAAACTCTACTGCATTTTCACTTAAAAGAGGTTGAGGCAATCTATTACAAAGATGTCCTAACACTGTTAAATCATCCTGTGGCTTCCCATTTGCTGGAGTACCCTCAGGAAATAATCGCAAAGATCACCCAACAGAATACTGCTTATACTTCTTTGGAACAGCTTCAGTCGTGGGGCGGAGTAAAAAATGAAGCCATTATTGCCTTACTTTTTTCGACCTGGAATAACGAGAGTGCTAAAGCATTACAGTCTTGTATTCAGTTAATATTAACAGCCAAAAATCAATTTCAGGAACAAGCATTGGATAGAGTTGTGCTATATAAACTATTTACGGTCTTCGAAGAAATTGAAGCCTTAAACGCCAATTTTCCCCATAGCAAGACAATAAAAACGGTTCATAGTTTATTTGTAGAGTTAATCGCAACAACCTCCCTCGACTTTGAAGGAGATGCCTATGAGGGACTTCAAATAATGGGTGTTCTGGAAACAAGGGTATTGGATTTCGAAAATATCATCATGCTTTCTGTAAATGAAGGCATATTACCTTCAGGAAAATCGAATGCCTCTTTTATTACGTACGATCTAAAACAACAATTCGGACTTCCCTCCTACACCGAAAAAGATGCGATTTACACCTATCATTTTTATCGCTTGCTGCATCGAACATCCCAGGCGACATTTATGTATAATTCGCATGCCGATGGTTTAAATTCGGGTGAAAAAAGCAGGTTTCTCCTGCAACTTGAAGTCGAAAAGCAAACGAATCATATTATCGAAAAAGTTGTTGTAAATCCGCCGGTATACCTCGAACCAAAAACACCTAGGAGTATTGCAAAAACTCCTGCTGTTATGGAGCGATTACAAGAGATTGCTCAAAAAGGGTTTTCTCCCTCGGCGCTTACGAGTTACATTCGAAATCCGATTGATTTTTACTATCAAAAGATTTTGAAGATTAATGAATTTCAGGAGGTGGAAGAGACTGTAGCATACAATACGTTGGGAACCATTGTACATGATTCGCTCCAGGAATTGTATGAACCCTGGGAAAGAAGTTTTTTAAATGTTGAAATGCTTCAGAAAGCCAAGTCTCAAATAGACACAGTAGTTACAAAACAGTTCAAAAGGACCTTTAAAGAGGGCAACTTTTCGAGAGGGAAAAATCTGATCATTTTTGAAGTGGCCAAGCGCTATATTTCAAATTTTATCAATCTTGAAATTTCAGAAATTTCCGCCGGAAATACAATTAAAATCATACAGATTGAAACCGATCTAAAAGTAGAAATTCCTATTGAAGGCCTCTCCTTTCCTGTTGCTATTGGAGGAAAAGTAGACAGAGTAGACGAGTACAATGGGGTGCTTCGCATTGTCGACTACAAAACCGGCATGGTGCAACAGGGTGAGCTGGAAATTGTAGACTGGAATCTTATTGCCGAAGAGTATAAATACAGCAAGGCGTTTCAGGTTTTAGCCTATGCCCTGATGATGAACGGTTCAGTACCCATAGTTTCGGCAGAGGCCGGAATCATTTCTTTTAAAAACCTCAACAACGGATTCTTAAAATTCGGCACAAAAGAGAAGCCGGGGAGCAGGACCAAAGACCAGCTGGTGACACAAGCAACCTTAGATTCTTTTACGGAAGAGCTTAAAAAACTGTTGCTCGAAATTTGTAATCCTACCATTCCCT